The genomic interval AACCGGCATGTTCGAAGTGTTGGCAATGAGGACCGTCCGCTGCATCAAGGGCTCCCCCGTGTACGGGTCGACAAGCTCGGGGAACTCCATGAGTACATCGGTCATTTCGTTGCCCCGTTCTCCACAACCGATGAAGACGATGACATCCGCGTCGGACCATTTGGCAAGCTGATGCTGCACAACGGTTTTACCACTCCCGAAGGGTCCAGGGATACAGGCCACACCACCTTTGGCAATGGGGAAGAAAGTGTCAATGACTCTCTGGCCAGTGATGAGCGGTTCATCGAGTTCGAGTTTGCGGCGGTAGGGACGAGGTGTTCGTACCGGCCATCGCTGCATGAGGGTGAGAGGAATTTCTTGGCCATCCTTTTCAAGGATTGCAACGACCTCATCCACTGTAAATGACCCGCTGCGGATGTCCTTCACCACCCCCGAAACCCCAGGAGGAACCATGATTCTGTGCACAATGGTTTTCGACTCCTGGACCGTCCCCAGGATGTCCCCTGCCTCGACCCTATCCCCTGGCGCAACAAGGGGCTGGAAGTCCCACTTCTTTGACCGATCGAGAGCCGGCAGTTCTACACCCCGTGCTATGAAGTCGCCCGTTTTCTCTCTGATGAGCTCAAGAGGCCTTTGGGTTCCATCGAATATCCGTCCAATGAGTCCGGGACCAAGCTCAACACTCAAAGGCTCATAGGTGGACTCCACGGGTTCCCCAGGGCGAAGACCGGCCGTTTCCTCGTACACCTGGATGGTGGCCATGTCGCCACGGATGCCAATGATTTCCCCAACGAGTCTTTTTTCTCCAACTTTAACCATGTCGTACATTTTTGCGCCCTGAAGCCCCTGGGCCACGACGACCGGACCATTCACGCTGAGAATGGTTCCTTTCCTGACGTCCTTCATCGTTCTTCTTCCTCTCCCTGAATCATAAGGCTACTTCCAATGGCCATTTCCACAAGCTTTCGGATGATGCTTCCTCCCTTACCTATCTCTTGAGGAGTTGTGGGAATGGCACAAATGACCGGAAGGGCCTCCCCACGGAGGTC from Candidatus Caldatribacterium sp. carries:
- a CDS encoding V-type ATP synthase subunit A — protein: MKDVRKGTILSVNGPVVVAQGLQGAKMYDMVKVGEKRLVGEIIGIRGDMATIQVYEETAGLRPGEPVESTYEPLSVELGPGLIGRIFDGTQRPLELIREKTGDFIARGVELPALDRSKKWDFQPLVAPGDRVEAGDILGTVQESKTIVHRIMVPPGVSGVVKDIRSGSFTVDEVVAILEKDGQEIPLTLMQRWPVRTPRPYRRKLELDEPLITGQRVIDTFFPIAKGGVACIPGPFGSGKTVVQHQLAKWSDADVIVFIGCGERGNEMTDVLMEFPELVDPYTGEPLMQRTVLIANTSNMPVAAREASVYTGITIAEYFRDMGYKVALMADSTSRWAEAMREISGRLEEMPGDEGFPAYLGSRIASFYERAGKVQCLGKDGRVGSLSVIGAVSPPGGDLSEPVTQNTLRVVQVFWGLEDRLAYKRHFPAINWLISYSLYLKHLEDYWRKNVAPDFSENRALAMRILQQEAELEEVVRLVGVESLSFRERFILEVARSIREDFLQQNAFHEVDTFTSLRKQYLMLRVILTYYREGLKALEQGLSLRDILSIPSRERIGRMKYVPESELERIERLEMDIKEELSAKLRGEVESNV